A window from Herbaspirillum sp. meg3 encodes these proteins:
- a CDS encoding 3-hydroxybutyrate dehydrogenase, whose protein sequence is MQLKDKVALITGAASGIGKEIAIEYAKAGAKVVIADLALDAAKAAAEEINKSGGTAMAVAMNVVDEAQVDKGIADAVAAYGTLDILISNAGIQIIAPIVDSTLDNWRKMLAIHLDGAYLTTRAAMRAMIKAGNGGSIIYMGSVHSHEASPLKAPYVTAKHGLIGLAKVVAKEGAKDKIRSNVICPGFVRTPLVEKQIPEQAKELNISEEDVIKKVMLKDTVDGEFTTTADVAQTAVFLAAFPTNALTGQSVVVSHGWFMQ, encoded by the coding sequence ATGCAACTCAAAGATAAAGTCGCCCTGATCACAGGCGCAGCCAGCGGTATCGGCAAGGAAATCGCCATTGAATACGCCAAGGCAGGCGCCAAGGTCGTCATCGCCGATCTGGCGCTCGACGCCGCCAAAGCAGCTGCAGAAGAAATCAACAAGAGCGGCGGCACCGCCATGGCCGTCGCCATGAACGTGGTCGACGAAGCACAAGTCGACAAGGGTATCGCAGATGCCGTCGCCGCCTACGGCACGCTCGACATCCTGATCAGCAATGCAGGCATCCAGATTATCGCCCCGATCGTCGACAGCACGCTGGACAACTGGCGCAAGATGCTGGCGATCCACCTCGACGGCGCCTACCTGACCACCCGCGCCGCGATGCGTGCAATGATCAAAGCCGGCAACGGCGGCTCGATCATCTATATGGGTTCAGTGCACTCGCACGAAGCCTCGCCGCTGAAGGCTCCGTACGTCACTGCCAAACACGGCCTGATCGGTCTGGCCAAGGTCGTTGCCAAAGAAGGCGCCAAGGACAAGATCCGTTCCAACGTGATCTGTCCGGGCTTTGTACGCACCCCGCTGGTGGAGAAGCAGATTCCTGAGCAAGCCAAGGAGTTGAACATCAGCGAAGAAGATGTGATCAAGAAGGTGATGTTGAAGGATACGGTTGACGGTGAGTTCACGACGACCGCGGATGTGGCGCAGACGGCGGTGTTTTTGGCGGCGTTTCCGACGAATGCATTGACCGGTCAATCGGTGGTGGTTAGCCATGGGTGGTTTATGCAGTAA